In Lachnospiraceae bacterium, the DNA window CTAATTAATGGTTTTTCTTCTTATCCATGATTTTTACGCGGTTTGTTCCTGTAAATACCACGGTTCCATCCTGTCTGGTTCCCTTTAATTCCAGAATCAGGTCATGCTTTTCCTCTACCATTTCCTTTACGGTTACCTCATAGGTAACGGAATCACCTACACGGGTAGGTGCCGGGCATCCCCATTCCTGTCCCATGTTGATGCTTGCGGTTCCGCAGAACGGCGCAATAATGGTGCCGCATACCGCGTCTACAAATGCGCCCTGAACCAGTCTGGTTCCGAAGAATGTAGTTTTTGCAAATTCCTCGTCCAGATGGATTGGGTTCAAATCTCCGGTCAGTTCAGAGAACTGGCGCACATCCTCCGCAGAAAACTCATTGGTAAAGCTGACGCTGTCGCCTACCTTGAAGCTGGAAAATGGTTTAAATACATACTCATACTTCTCTGCCATTTTTTCACACTCCTTACTGTGCGTTCATGATATCCTTCAAACCGCCCCACTCTTCCTGGAACAGTTCTTTCGGCATTTCTTTTAAGTCATCCGCAATAATCGGTGCAAACTCCATCTGATCCAGAATATCCTTTTGTAAATCGATACCTGGAGCAATCTCGATTAGCTTCAGTCCTTCTCTTACCAGCTCAAATACCGCACGCTCGGTTACATACAGAATCTTCTTTCCTAAATCCAGGGCAACCTCGCCGCTGAAGGAAACCTGTGCAACCTGGTTAATAAACTTCTTCATATCGCCTTCGCGCACAATGGTCAGCTTTCCATCGCCTACTTTAAACTTTGGTGTACTCTCTCTGGTTTTTCCGCCTGTAAACGTTCCCATGAATACTACCTTGCTTGCGCCGCCTGCAATATTCATAAATCCGCCTACGCCGATTCCCAGCCCGTTTCTCTTGCTGGCATTTAAGTCACCGTTTGGCCCTACTTCTAGGAAACCAAGGCAGCCTACATCCAGAGAACCGCCGTCGTACATGTCAAAAATGCTTCCGCTCTCGATAATGGCATCGCCGTTCCATGCACAGCCAAAGTCATTTCCTGCTGCGGGAACACCGCCGATTCCGCCACTCTCTGTAGTCAGTGTAAACATGGAAGAACAGCCTTCCTCAGCCGCTACATTGGATACGACCGTCGGATTTCCTACGCCCAGGTTTACAATATCGCCTACCTTTAACTCCATAGCCGCACGGCGGGCAATCAGCTTTCTCTCTGTCAGAGGTACAGATGGAATGGA includes these proteins:
- a CDS encoding MaoC family dehydratase yields the protein MAEKYEYVFKPFSSFKVGDSVSFTNEFSAEDVRQFSELTGDLNPIHLDEEFAKTTFFGTRLVQGAFVDAVCGTIIAPFCGTASINMGQEWGCPAPTRVGDSVTYEVTVKEMVEEKHDLILELKGTRQDGTVVFTGTNRVKIMDKKKNH